TTCACCAGCAGCACGCTCGCGCCCTCGGTGAGGATCACGCCGGCGGCCGGGACTGGATTGCGGTAGTGGATGAAGCCGCAGCGCGGGCAGGTCGGCCGTGCGGTGCCATGATCGTCGCGGTCTTCGAGCGGCGTGGCACAGCGCGGGCAGAAGCGCATGTTTTCCGTGGACAGGGTCATGGAGACGGAGCCTAGCGTCTCGCGGGAGAAAAGTTGAGCCCGGTCGTCCTCATGAAACGACCGGGCTCATTCGCTCACCGCCGCACGGAGGGAGCGCCGCGCTGCTCCTTCCCGGCCGTTCATCGCCCCTTGCGAACATCTCGGAATCGCGGACGGGTCGGACGGCGCTCCCTTTGTGCGGAGGCACGGCCCGCCCCGTAGGGGGGCGGGGTGCTAGTGATTCTTGTCCTCCAACTGCTGCTTCAGATCCTTGATCTGATCGCGCAGTTCCTGCATTTCGCGTCGCAGATCGTCGTCGTCGTGCGACGAGCTCGGACTGCGCGTCTCGTACCGGTAGGTGCGCGGCCCGAGTTGCCCGTCTTCAAGCGTGGCGTCCACAGTGCGCTTTGCACCCTTGCGCACCAGGGTGATCGTGACCTTTCCCTCTTCGTCGCGCAGCGCGCGAACCAGGTCGTCCGAATCCTCGACATCCTGGTTGTCGACGCGAGTGATCACGTCACCGGCCTTGATTCCGGCTTTCTCGGCGGGCGTGTCCTTCAGCACCTCCAGGACCAGCGCACCCTTGGCATTCGTACCCCCGAAGTATCCGGAAAGGTCCGAATTCATGGATGCGGTCCGAATGCCGAGCCGGCCGCGACCGAAAAACATCATTCGTGGCATGGCGCCGAGCCCGTCCAGGTGACGCAATCCTTCGAGTCCGGGGATCTCCTCGTCGTCCGGACTGACTTCTTTGCCATTTCTCCACACGCGCACGTGCGTGTTGGAACGCGACCAGTCTCCGCGATCCTCGTCGTCCAGTGAGTCGGGGCGCGCCGCGAGCCTGACGCTCATGTTCTGAATTGAGCCCCGCCGAACCACCCGCAGCGAGGCGGTCGTGCCGACCCCGGCAGTGGACACGGCGTCGGCGAGGGCCGACGGTGAATCCACCGAGTGGTCATTGATGCTGATGATCACGTCGCCCTTGCGCAGGCCCGCCTTCTCCGCGGGGCTGCCGGTGACCACGCGATTCACCAGTACGCCGTCGTTCTTGATGTCGAGCGCGTCGCGCAGCTCGTCGGACAGCTCTTGGGTCGTGACTCCGAGCCAGGCTTTCGGCGCGGGTGCGGCGAGGACGGGAGAAGCGAGCAACAAGAGAAAAAGACCGATCAGCCCCGAAGTGGAGCTTCGGACGACGCTGCGCATGGCCAGGACCCCCTGTGATAGCCTGAGTTCGCTTCGCTCCTCAGGCTCGGGCGTCCTGAGGTACCACCTGAGACGCTGCGCAGTTCCCAAGAGTTGCCCGCGCCGGTCCCGGGTTCTCCCGCTCATGCAAGTCAACGAGCTGTTAACGCTTGAGGTTACCGACCTCGCGCTGGGCGGCAAGGCCCTGTCGCGGGTCGACGGCCGGGTGGTGTTCGTGGATCGCGGCCTTCCCGGGGACCGGATCGAGGCTCGGATTTCGCGGGCCAAACGAAGCTTCGCCGAGGCCCGCCTCGAACGAATCACCACCCCTTCGGCGCTCCGGGTCGCTCCGCGCTGCCCACACACCGCGATCTGCGGTGGATGCCGCATGCAGGAGTTGGAGTACGCCGAGCAGCTCCGGATCAAGCACGCGCAGGTGATCGAAGCGCTGCGCCACCTGGGCGGGATTGCCGAACCACCGGTGCGCGCCATCGTCGCGGCGCCCGATCTCTTCCACTACCGTAACAAGATGGAGTTCAGCTTCGACGAAGACGCCGGGGGACGTCCGGTGCTCGGGCTCCACCAGCGCGGCACCTACGATCGCATCTTCGCGCTCGAGGACTGCGTGCTGCCGAGCGTGCTCACCGTGGAGATCGTTCGTCTGACGCAATCGTTCGCGAGCGAACACGGCTGGCGCGGCTACCGGCCCGGCGCCCACGTCGGAGTGGCGCGCTTTCTGTCGGTCCGCCACCTGCCGATCACCGATCAGTGCGCGGTCCTGCTCATCGCCACGCGCGAGCTGCCCGGGCTCGAGGACTGGGCCAGGCGCGTGGCGGCGCTGTCGCCTGCGGTCAAATCGGTGTCGCTCGGCATCAACGCGTCGCGCGCCAACATCGCGTTCGCGGAATCGGAGCAGTTGCTGGTCGGCGACGGCACGATCGTCGAGCGGCTGCTCGGCCTCGAGTTCTCGGCGGGCTCCAACTCCTTTTTGCAGACCAACAGCCGCCAGGCCGAAGCGCTCTACGCGGCCGCCCTCGACGCGGGCGGCGTGAGCCGCGACGACGTGGTGCTCGATCTGTACTGCGGCACCGGCACGCTCACGCTGCTGTTCGCACGAGTCGCGCGCGAGGCAGTCGGCGTCGAGAGCGTGGCCGAAGCGGTCGAACGCGCGCGCGCCAACGCCGCGCACAACCGCATGTCGAACGCACGATTCGTGGCCGGCGAAGCGCGGCCCGTGCTGCGAGCCTGGGCGCGCGGTGAGCGCGCCGACGCGCCGGCCGCGAGCGTGGTGGTGGTGGATCCGCCGCGCGCCGGGCTCCATCCGCGGGTGGTGGCTCGCACCTGCGAACTCAGGCCGCGTCGCATCGTGTACGTGAGCTGCAACCCGGCGACGCTGGCGCGTGACCTCAAGGACTTCGCGGCCGGCGGGTACACCCTGCGCGAGCTCACGCCCTTCGACATGTTCCCGCATACGCCGCACATCGAGTGCGTGGCGCGGCTCGAGTCCTGACCCTCGGCTGACATGCGGCGTGAAGCGCGTGTGCTACGCTCGCCGGTCATGCTGAGGCTCAGGGGCTCGATTCTGCTGCTGTCGCTGACCGCGCTCGCCGCGCCGGCGCTGGCGGCCGTCCGGCTGGATCCGCTGCAGAACGACTACGCGCAATATCTGGTCTATTCGGGGACGCGGCTGCTGGGCACCGAGAAGATCTCGCTCGAGCCGGCCGGCGACTCGGTGTCGGTGTTCTCCAACGTCGACGAGATCATCCCGACGGCCGATGGCGACCAGAAACTGGTGAAGAAGGTGCAGATGGAGATGAAGGCGCTCGACTACGACCTGCTCGGCTACAGCTCGGAGCAGCACTTTCTGAACAAGAAGCTGTTGCGTGGCGTGGTGATGGTCGACACGGTGTTCTCGACCTACCGTGAGCTCGAGGGCCATGGCTCCGGCGACAGTTTCGTTCGCCCGCCCGGCCGGATGTTCGTCGTGGACAGTCAGGCGTTCGTGCTCTTCGACGTCATGCTGCGCAGCTTGCACGGCAAGCCCACCGACCCGCGGACGCTTCCCGTGCTCATCCTTGGCGAGCCGCGCGACACCGTCCTTCAGATCACTCTCAGTCCCGAACCCAAGGACGAGCCGCTCGCCTGGGGCAAGGGGAGCATCAGCACCCGGCGCTACACCATCACCGACGGCAGCAATGAATTCCTGGCCTGGATCGACGCGAAGGGCCGGATGGTGAAGCTCGAGCAGCCGGCGAGTGGCCTGCGCGTGATCCGCGACCCCAAGCCGCTCCCGGAGGTCCGGCCGGCCGGCAAGTCCTCGAGCACGAAGTCCCCGGCCGCTAAGCCTTCGTCCGCGGCGAAGCCGCCGACCTCTCACTGAGCCACTCGAGCAGCAGTCTTACGCCGAACCCGGTCGGTCCGCGGCCTTCGTGGGGGCGCTCCACTGGCGACCACGCGGTGCTGGCGATGTCGAGATGCGCCCAGCGCATGCCGCGCGCAAAGCGCTTGAGGAACACCGCGGCGACGTTGGCGCCGCCTTCCTTCTGCCCCGACGAATTCACCAGGTCGGCGGTGTCGCTCTTGAGATCGGCGGCGAACTCGTCCCAGGCCGGCATGCGCCACAGGCGCTCGCCCGCGCGCGTGCCGGCCGCGCTGAGCTCGGCCGCCAGCGCGTCGTCGTCGGTGTAGAGCCCGGCGGCCAGAAACCCAAGCGCGATCGAGATCGCGCCGGTCAGGGTGGCGAGATCCACCACGGTATCGGGCTCGAAGCGCCGCGCGTAGCCCAGCGCGTCGGCGAGCACCAGCCGGCCTTCGGCGTCGGTATTGGTGATCTCGATAGTGGTGCCGTCCAGCGCGCGCAGCACGTCGCCGGGCTTGTAGGCGCGCCCGCCCGGCATGTTCTCGGCACTCGCCAGAAGACCGATCACGCGGCGCCCGGGCGCGATCGTCGGCAGCGCCGAGAAGGCGCCGATCACCGCGGCGGCGCCCGACATGTCGTATTTCATCTTGTGCATGTTCTCGCGCGGCTTGAGCGAGATACCGCCAGTGTCGAAGGTGATGCCCTTGCCGATGATCACGATCGGGGGCTCGGCCGAAGCGCGGGCGCGTTTCGCGCGCGAACCGGCTGCCGCGCGGGGGTCGTAGTCGAGCACCACGAATCGCGGCGGGTGGACGCTGCCGCGCCCCACCGCCAGCAGCGCGCCCATGCCGAGGCGCTCCATCTGCGGCACGCCCATCACTTCGACGCGCGCCCCGATCGAGCGGCCGACTTCGGCGGCGCGCTCGGCCAGTCGCTCGGGCACCAGATCCTGGCCGGGCGTACTGGCCAGATCGCGCGCCAGACACGCGGCCTCGGCCCACGCGGCCCCGCGTTTCGCGGCGCCCGACAGCGCGGGCACGCGCGCGGCGTCGCGCTCGAGCAGCTCGACGCGCTGGAGCGGCGCCGGCACGCGCTCGGTGCGGTAGGCCTCGAACCGCCAGTGGCCGAGCACCGCACCCTCGGCGCTCGCCTGCGCCGCGCGGGCCGAGTCGAGTCCGCCGCGGCCGGCACCTATGGCGACCGTGGCCAGAGTGCGCGCGCCGAGATCGCGGGCGCGCCGTGCGGCGATCGCGGTGAGCTGGCGCGCTCGATGCGCGGTGAACTCGCCCGGCCTGCCCATGCCGAGCACGAGCACTCGACGCGGCCGCCGGCCGCCGGCGTAGAGCAGCGCCGACTCGAGCCAGCGACCGCGGAAGTCGCCGCTCTTCAGCAGGGTGCGAATCGCGCCACGACTCGCGCGGTCGACCGCGGCGGCGGCGCCGTTCAGCTGGCGCTCGTTCTCGAAGATTCCGACCGCCACCAGTCCCGCCGCGCGAGTAGCCAGATCGCCTCGCCGAACTTCGACGTCCATGGGCAGCCTCCTTGAGGAAGAATCAACGCACCCATCGGCGCCGCACACTACTGGAAGGGCAATGCGACCGAAACCCGGGTGGCGACCGGTGCGGACCGGTCGCCGCGAGCCGGGTAGGGCTTGATCCACGCGGCTGGATCGTGGTATTGGCAGAGGCCGGAGGACAGGATGTCCCCGCCGCCGAAGCCCGCTTCGCGCGTCGGCCGGATGGCCGGAACCAGGAGGACCCCATGCGTCAACTCAGATTCTTGTCGGGCGTGGCTCTGCTGCTTGCGATCGCCAGCACGAGCTGCGCGAAGAAGACTCAGCAGGCTTCGGAATCCGCCGGTGACAGCCTGCTGGCGTCGAGCCCGGTCGAGTCACCGCAGGGCAACATGACGCCGACTCAGGACTATCAGCAGCAGCCCACGTCGCAGCCGGAGTCCCCGCCGGCGCCGACTCAGAAGCCCGCGAAAACCAGCGCCAAGCCCGCCTCCTCGACGCCGAGCCACGCGGTCGCGCCGGCTCATCCGGGCGTGGAGATCCCGGCGGGCACCGGAATCCTGATCGCGATCGACGCCGAGATGACATCGGAGAAGGCCCAGGTCGGCGATGCGTGGAGCGGCAAGGTGATCTCGCCGGTGGTGCTCGGCACCGCCGCGCCTATCCCTTCGGGCAGCACCGTGAAGGGCGTGGTCAAGGCGGTGAAGCCGGCGGTCAAAGGTGATCGCGCGATGCTGCAGCTCTCGATCACTTCGGTCGAGGTTCAGGGCCAGTCGCACGCGATCAGCGCGAGCACCGAGGAGATGATCGCGGGTTCGACGCGTGCTCGGAACGTCGGAACCGTCGCCGGCGGCGCAGCGGCCGGCGCGCTCATCGGCAAGGCGGTCGGCGGCGGCAGGGGCGCTCTGATCGGCGGCCTGCTGGGCGCCGCCGGAGCGACCGGCGCGGTCGCGACCACCAAGGGCTATCAGATGGTGCTCAAGGCCGGGGACTCGCTGCACGTCGTGGTGGATGAACCGGTGACCTTCAAGGAATAGTCAGATCGAACTCTGCGCGACGACGCGCGGACGGGGCGGGGCCGGCAAGGCCCCGCCGCTTTCTTTCATACCGGAGTGTTCAACTCGGCCACGCGATGTGGCCCGCCCGGTACAAGGCGGCGCGCGCGCTCACCCGAGCCTTTGTTGAGCCCTCACGAGTTAGAGCCGCGCCCCGCGTGGCACGCGCTCTGCTCTTGCGCGCACGTCCCCTCGCGCTCTGCCCCGCTCACTTGCCGGCCGCTCCGGCAACTCGACATCGGAGGACCTTCACGTGCACAAGACTTCGTCAAGACTTGGCGTCGTGCTCCTGCTCCTGGCCGGCGCTCTCGCTGGCTGCAGCAAGAGCAATTCACCGTCGAGCAGCATCACCGATCCGACCGGTGGATCCTCGAGCGGCGCGTCGCTCGAGCAGTCGAATGTGACCTCGGCGATGTCCGGCACGCCCGAGTTGATCGAGGACGGAATCGCCGAGAGCGCGGATCAGACCGATCTCAGCGGCGCCGACGCGATGGGCGCCACGATCGACGCGACTCGCCCGATCATCTTCTTCCGCAAGATCAACAGCGTGAACCGGCGATTCGAATTCGCGTTCTCGGACACCGACAGCACCGGACGTCCTACCTCCGTCGCGGTCGGTATCTTCAAGACCCTCAAGGGCACCTTCAATATTCTCGAGCGCACGGTGCCCGATAGCACGCCTCCCGATACCACTCCCCCTCCGAGCTCGGGTTCCATCGGCATGCGGCCGCATCCGGGCCTTCCCGATTCGACGCTGCACCTGGTGAGCAAGCCGCTGGAAGATCACTGGGAGCGGCATCTGCTGCTGAAGCGGGTCCACATCAATGGTCGCGACAGCAAGGGCTTCACCTTCTGGCGGGTCGCCGCGACTTCGGGCGTGAAGGTCACCTCTGCCGGAGCCACCACTCAGATCATGAGCCTGCGGATCCAGTCGGGCGATCTCGACACGACGATCACCGATCCGCTCGCCTTGTTCCGGCTGCGCCGAGTCTTGCGGCTGACCGCCGGCTCGATGGTGACGCTGACCGCGACTACCGGACGCAACGACGACGTCGTGGTGTTGAACTACTGGCAGCTGCGCCGCAAGTTCCACAACAATGGCGATAACACCTACACCGCTCAGGTGCGCGCGGGATGGCTGGGAGGCTGCAATCACTTCGGCGTGAACGCGCTCTCGCACGGCACGCTGTTCGACGACGCAGCGGCTTACGACTCGCAGGCGTGGATTCTGCCCTACGTCGTGGAGCCGACCGAGCTCGCCGAGTTCATGCCGTAGCGTCCGGCCAGGCGCGCAACGGCAGCGGAGCGGCCCACCTCGCGGTGGGCCGTTTCGTTTCGTTGTGTGGCGGAGAATGTTGATGGCCGGGATCGTGCAGGGCGATCCCGGCCATGGACCTCTCCGGCGATTCGTTCAAGCCACCCTTCTGCCCCAGGCCGTGGTGTCGCTTCCACTTGAGCCCCTCGGGCTGGCGCTGGGTCCGCTTCGGCTCCTTCACCCGCCAGTGTCTACCCCGTTGC
This genomic stretch from Candidatus Sulfotelmatobacter sp. harbors:
- a CDS encoding PDZ domain-containing protein, translating into MRSVVRSSTSGLIGLFLLLLASPVLAAPAPKAWLGVTTQELSDELRDALDIKNDGVLVNRVVTGSPAEKAGLRKGDVIISINDHSVDSPSALADAVSTAGVGTTASLRVVRRGSIQNMSVRLAARPDSLDDEDRGDWSRSNTHVRVWRNGKEVSPDDEEIPGLEGLRHLDGLGAMPRMMFFGRGRLGIRTASMNSDLSGYFGGTNAKGALVLEVLKDTPAEKAGIKAGDVITRVDNQDVEDSDDLVRALRDEEGKVTITLVRKGAKRTVDATLEDGQLGPRTYRYETRSPSSSHDDDDLRREMQELRDQIKDLKQQLEDKNH
- the rlmD gene encoding 23S rRNA (uracil(1939)-C(5))-methyltransferase RlmD, coding for MQVNELLTLEVTDLALGGKALSRVDGRVVFVDRGLPGDRIEARISRAKRSFAEARLERITTPSALRVAPRCPHTAICGGCRMQELEYAEQLRIKHAQVIEALRHLGGIAEPPVRAIVAAPDLFHYRNKMEFSFDEDAGGRPVLGLHQRGTYDRIFALEDCVLPSVLTVEIVRLTQSFASEHGWRGYRPGAHVGVARFLSVRHLPITDQCAVLLIATRELPGLEDWARRVAALSPAVKSVSLGINASRANIAFAESEQLLVGDGTIVERLLGLEFSAGSNSFLQTNSRQAEALYAAALDAGGVSRDDVVLDLYCGTGTLTLLFARVAREAVGVESVAEAVERARANAAHNRMSNARFVAGEARPVLRAWARGERADAPAASVVVVDPPRAGLHPRVVARTCELRPRRIVYVSCNPATLARDLKDFAAGGYTLRELTPFDMFPHTPHIECVARLES
- a CDS encoding leucyl aminopeptidase gives rise to the protein MDVEVRRGDLATRAAGLVAVGIFENERQLNGAAAAVDRASRGAIRTLLKSGDFRGRWLESALLYAGGRRPRRVLVLGMGRPGEFTAHRARQLTAIAARRARDLGARTLATVAIGAGRGGLDSARAAQASAEGAVLGHWRFEAYRTERVPAPLQRVELLERDAARVPALSGAAKRGAAWAEAACLARDLASTPGQDLVPERLAERAAEVGRSIGARVEVMGVPQMERLGMGALLAVGRGSVHPPRFVVLDYDPRAAAGSRAKRARASAEPPIVIIGKGITFDTGGISLKPRENMHKMKYDMSGAAAVIGAFSALPTIAPGRRVIGLLASAENMPGGRAYKPGDVLRALDGTTIEITNTDAEGRLVLADALGYARRFEPDTVVDLATLTGAISIALGFLAAGLYTDDDALAAELSAAGTRAGERLWRMPAWDEFAADLKSDTADLVNSSGQKEGGANVAAVFLKRFARGMRWAHLDIASTAWSPVERPHEGRGPTGFGVRLLLEWLSERSAASPRTKA